CGCCAACGTCATGGCTTCAACCTGATCGTGCGTCACGTACAACGTCGTCGTTCCTAATTTACGCTGTAACTGACGGATCTCAACTCGCATCTGTACACGTAACTTGGCATCAAGATTCGACAATGGCTCATCGAATAAAAATACTTTCGGGTCTCGCACCATCGCACGCCCCATTGCCACCCGCTGACGCTGACCGCCAGATAACTGACCCGGTTTACGCTGTAATAATTCGGTTAAGCCCAACATCTCAGCGACGCCTGATACTTTTTCTTCGATCTGCTCTTTCGGCACACCACGATTTTTCAAACCATACGCCATATTGTTGTAAACCGTCATATGCGGATACAAGGCGTAATTCTGGAACACCATCGCGATATCACGTTCTGCTGGTTCTTTTTCATTCATGCGCGCGCCACGAATACGCAGTTCACCGTCAGAAATACTTTCCAAGCCCGCCACCATACGCAGCAACGTCGATTTACCACAACCTGATGGACCGACTAAAACAATGAATTCACCTTCTTCAATAGAAAGATCCACACTGGGAATGGCGTGATAACCGTTAGGGTAAGTTTTACCAATTTTTTCTAAAATTACATCCGTCATCACTACTTCTCCGAATCCACTAAACCTTTAACAAACAACTTCTGCATACCAATAACCACCGCAACAGGCGGCAACATCGCAAGTAAAGTCGTCGCCATAATCTGATTCCACGCAATGTCGCCATCGGTAACCGATAACATACGCTTAATACTCATTACCAAGGTGTAATAAGCGTCGTCTGTCGTAATCAGCAAAGGCCATAAATATTGATTCCAACCATATATGAATAAAATCACAAACAATGCCGCAATATTTGTCCGAGACAGGGGCAGCAAAATATCAAAAAAGAAACGCCACGGCCCAGCGCCATCCATTCTTGCC
This genomic stretch from Marinomonas primoryensis harbors:
- the ugpC gene encoding sn-glycerol-3-phosphate ABC transporter ATP-binding protein UgpC, producing the protein MTDVILEKIGKTYPNGYHAIPSVDLSIEEGEFIVLVGPSGCGKSTLLRMVAGLESISDGELRIRGARMNEKEPAERDIAMVFQNYALYPHMTVYNNMAYGLKNRGVPKEQIEEKVSGVAEMLGLTELLQRKPGQLSGGQRQRVAMGRAMVRDPKVFLFDEPLSNLDAKLRVQMRVEIRQLQRKLGTTTLYVTHDQVEAMTLADRLVVLNKGRAEQIGTPMDIYNKPATPFVAAFIGSPSMNLMDANVTEQGIKITETFTLPLSHEHRGAIVWGIRPEHLEVSDEQNADFALRIQAVESLGAETLIHGVLEAESGKGEPMVVRLAGPHLPDINSLMWLTAPVQYWHLFDAKTQQRL